The Candidatus Rubidus massiliensis DNA segment AACCAAAGGCACCGGTCAAATGGATAGAGGGTAAAAAGGCTGTTTTTGCCACTAAAACTTCTTTCATTTGACTTTCTAACAATTTCCTAGCTTGTCTTATATCGGGCCTTCTTTCTAGCACTTCAGACGGAATTCCAGCGGGTATCCTTGGCAAATAGGTTCCTAAAGGGTTATGAGATAGAGTAAAATCAGAGGCAGAATCCCCAATTAAAAGAGCAATGGCATTTTCTACAAGCGCTCGATTTCTCTCAACATTGATCAGTTCAACTTCAGCATTTCTCAGTTCAACCTTTGCTTGAGTAACATCTAAATAATTAATTAATCCTGCGTCATATCTTTGCGATAAAATGTCAACAGCCTCTTTTCGAGTCTTTATAGTACTTTTCAAAATATCTATTTGAGTGTCATAAGAACGGAGTTGATAGTAATCTTCCGCAAGCTCAGTCGTTAAAGATAACAAAGAACCATATAATGCCGCTTCTACAGCATCAGCTTCTAAGGACGCCGCTTCATAGCCATATTTAAATCGCCCCCACAAATCTGCTTCATAATTTAAGGTAATTGGAAACGTGTATTGTTTAATCACGTTACGATAAACTACAAATTTAGGAGAATTGGGTATAACAGGTGGCACAGAAAAACGAACTAATTGCCTCGTTTCCATATAATTTGGATCTGTAGTAATCAAAGGAAATAAGTCGGCCCGCGTAGCCATAGCCATGTATCGAGCTTCTTTGACTCTCGATACAGCTCCAAAGATAATTTGATTGCGTTCTATGGCTATTTGCTCTAATTGATTGAGTTGATCATCGTGAAAAATTTCCCACCAATATTGAACAGTCTCAGGATGCTCTTCTTGTATGGAATTATTTTTCCATTCACAAGGCATATCAATTTGTGGCGGCAAGTCAGGTTCAGAAAACTTGCAACCACTTGTAATCAATAAAAGAGAGAGGAAAACAAAATGTTTTATGCTCATTATTTCTCAATATTGATAGCTAAAAGGTATCGTATCGACTGACAAATTATTCGCTTCGTACGTAAAATAGTAGGTTAAATTATCCCCTGATTTTAGATTGTTAATGATCTGTGTCCAAGAGGTTCCACTTCCACTCATTCTAAAATCTTGTTGACCTCCCCCGTTAATTTTATAGTGTATATCCACATACTTAGAAGAAACTGTTGGCATAAAAGTGATTGTTATCTGCCCCGATTGGGAGTTTTTTTGAACTTGTTGCTTATAAGCCTGATTATCACCAAAGTTTACAGCGCTGCAACCACCGAATGTGTAGCTCAATTGATTAGAAGAATAAGTTTTTTCGTTGATCACATATTGAAAAGAATAATTGACCACATCGTTTGCGATTAACCCAGTCAGAGTTGAGGACCAAGTGTCATTTGCTAGGTTTAAAGAAATTGTGGTTTTAGCTCCATTATTGACCGCATAAGTCATTGTAACTAAAGAGGCTTCTACAACAGGAATGAAATTAACTTTTAGTTGCCCATTGACAAGAGGTTGAAAAATTGCGGAAAAGTTAGAATTCTCTCCTAAACTTTGGTAAACATGTTGATAAGGATCGGTTGTAAAAGACTGATTATTATAGACATATGTAAAACTATAATCGATAACAGATTGATCTGCTAACTTTGTTAACAAGTAATTCCAATTGTTATTGTCATTTACTAATTTAATTTTGTTAACAGGTCCATTATTAACGCTATAATTAAAGGTCACTTGGGATAAATCCAAATTAACAACAAAATTGACGTTTGCCATCCCATTTTCTAAATCATCAATGGTTTGCATAGTTAATAAATTGTTAGGCGGTGATATCCCTTCATTATTAGCTACATAAGATAATGGCGCTACATTCATAGTAAAACCATCGGAAAAGGTTACTTTTAATGGCATATTGGAAGAATTAAATGCACAATATTGTTTCATTCCATTCTTTTCAAAAACCGCGTAATGGACACAATCAGCCGTGATAGATGTATTTAAACTTCCTAACTGATTGATATTATGGATCCAATAATAGGTATGGGCATAACTATCTCCAGCTTCTAAAGTATAATTGGGGTTAGCATTAAATTGATCAATAGCCATGGAGGGGTTGTAAAGAGCTTTAACCTTTAAATGGATATCATTCCAAACATTATTTCCCCCAGCATTTGAATTCATAAAATCTTGATTGGTTTTTAAATAACTTGGGTAATGTCCAAGATATAATGAACCAGCCGTCATGGGTAAAAAATTAATGCCATGTAATTCTTCCACATAACCTGCCCAAAAAATCGCATAAGCCGCTCCATCATTCCAAACCATGCCAACTGTCGGCTCAATAAATTTTTCCGGAAAAACTTGATTGTCAACATCAAACCAATACTCTCGAATTGCATTCGCTTCTGTTGTGTAAAGATAGATACCTAAATCTCTAATGGTTTTATTATTGGTTAAAGATCCCCATAAGATTAAAGCAGACGAATAATTCATACTTTCTGATGAAGATTCTTGATTATTTCCTGAAGCAAATAAAGCTGATCCACTTGCCCAGCAATGTCCAGAAAAGATTTCGTAATGTCTAAGATACGGAAATTGGGTGTTGCTTTTATCCCAATTAGATACATCTTGGATCAATAGTTTTACCATTTGCCCATAATTTTCATCTTTTACCCAATCTGTATCATACATGGCAACGGTTGCTGCCGCTTGAATAAAATAACCATAATGAAAATGGTGATCATTTAAACTTGTATCAGATCCATAACTTGCAGGATAGCCAATCAATGAGTTCCAAGTGTCATTGTAATAAAAAACTTGGGGATAGTTACCATCGAACCAATCATTTAAGCGATTTTTTGTTTCTTGAACAAATAAATCTCTAGCTTGTGTATGACCAATTTGATCAGCTATTTTTATTAATTGTGCAATTTTGCCAAAGGCTTTCCCATACCAATAAGTATCTGCACTTGAAATATTATTCCATCTTGCGGTCGATGATAACTTATAGATATCGTCGATATATTTATACAATTGCGCTTCGGAAAATTGATCCACACCATCTTTTGCAAAATAAGGTAAAGCTGGCATTAAGCCATTAAATGTCTGTTGTGTTGAAAAGCTAGAAGCCGCCACAACTTTTAGAGTGCCTCTTGGTGATGCATAAGTGTAATTTGTTAACTCATCTTTGGAATATAGCCAGTGGTGTCTTCTCAAGGCTATCAAAGTCTGATTGATATTATTATTTCCAGATTCTTTTAACTCTGTTTCAATGTTGTAAGTTGTGGTTAATAATGAAGAGTTTTCATCAAAATCCCACTCAACTGAAGTTGACTTTACAAAAGCATAAGCGCGTTGTCTAAAAAATTCTAAAGTAGAAGCATTGTTATCAGGTAAAACAGCAATCGAAAAATAATCCTTTCCATTCAAATTAGACTGCATATTATTAGTGCCAACGTTTGTCCAATTAGAACCAGCTGGTGCGAAGATTCCGTAATGTCGTCCACTAACAGTTAAACCTATCACTCCATTATTATTAGACCAAACCGTAGGTTTGGCAGCAAAACTCAAAGTTGCATTATCTCCCTTTACCGTAAAATAAACAAAAGGCAACCCTTCCCCTAAAATCGCATCGAGTGAGCGGTTGTTATTTTCCCATGTGGCTGTAACTGTCCAATCTGTATAGTCTTTAACTTTCACATCGGGAGGATTCATTCCATTTACACCCACAATAATATCATGTGTATAAGTGTAATGATATTCTTGGGTCTTATTCTTATATAACTGTACGATAAAATCTGTCACATAAAACTGGTTTAAATATCCAAGCTCCAATCCGTTTTTAGTGGCTTGGTAGGCAAGAGGCATGGAAAACATATTTTGAGAAAAATTGTTACCTGAAAAAAATTTCCAAATTAAGGAAGACCACCATTTGTTCGTTACAATTGGCTTTGAAAAATCGTCTGTTACATAGGGTTTAATAGTTTGATTTTTGTCATTGATAGGTAGGCCACCACCTGGTGGTAATGTTGTAACATATTTGCCCTTACCAAGGGTTTCATCCGCATTATAATTGTGTACACATGCAATACAAATAAAAAAACTTATTAAGACCTTTTTGTACATAACTTCCCTTCTACTCATTTAAAATTTTGGGGGCATATTTTCGGTTAAACTTATCAAGAATTAAAAAAATGATAGGCGTAATAAATAAAGTAATCACTTGTGAGAAAAGTAATCCTCCTATAATCACAAAACCCAATGGTTTTCTAGATAGTGCTCCTGTTCCTAAAGCAAATGCTATAGGGATTGCCCCAAATATAGCTGCTATAGTTGTCATCATAATTGGTCTAAGTCTTGCTAAAGCTGCATGATAGATGGCCTCTTCTGGGTTTTGTCCTTTTTCACGGATATTGTCTAAGGCATAATCTACCATCATGATACCGTTCTTTTTAACGATACCAATTAACAAAATCAAACCAAGATAACCATATAAAGAAAGAGGTATACCTAAAATCCAAAGTGTCGCAAGACCTCCTAAAATAGCGGGTAAGAGGGTAGTTAAAATAGTTATAGGATGGATAAAACTTTCGTAAAGAATCCCTAAAATTATGTAAATGGCAACGACTGCAAAAAATAAAAGATAAGCAGAACTTTTAATAGAGGCTTCAAAGCTTTCTGCACTACCCTTTAAATAGCCTCTTACATTAGTTGGCAAAATCCCATCGGCGATTTCACGCAAACGGTCTAAAGCGGTACTTAAAGGGACATTATTTTGCACATTAAAGTTAATATTTACAGCTGGTAATTGGGAGAGATGGGTAACGCTAGATGGACCGATTCCTTCTGACCATTCCGCAACTGCGTTTAGAGGAACCAAGTTATTATTTAGTTTTGATTTTACATATAATAAGTCCAAAGAGCTGGCTTTTTTTTGCAAGGGCTTTAAGAGCTCCACAATAACGTCATATTGATTTATGGGGGACTGGATCCTAGACACTCTATTTCCAGAATACCCTAAAAGCAGTGTATTTTCTATGTCAGAAGCATCAACGCCTAGAGTATACGCTTTATCGCGCAAGATTTTCATATTAATTTGAGGTGTATTTATGGCAAGGTCGCTTGAAACATCTAAAAAAATAGGATCTTTTTTCATTTGATCGATCAATTCCTGAGCGGCTTTATATAAGGGCTCACTTTCAAAAGATTGCAAGACAAATTGATACTCTGCTCTGTTTACTGATCCAATCGATAAATCAATTAAAGGTACGTTTTTAACGTAGGTATTAAACCCGGGAAGTGTGGCTATTTGTTGATAAAGTTTATAAATAAATTCAAAAGATGTTTTTCTTTGATCTTTAGGAACTAGTCTAATAAAGTTAATCCCTTCCCTATTTTGAGGATAAGCCCCTAATGAAACAATAGATTCAACTTCTGGATTACTATTAATTAAGTTTACAAGATCTGACTGGTAGCGATTCATTTGAAAGGAAGATGTTCCTTCTGCTGCCTGGCTATAAGTGGTTATAAAACCTATATCGTCATTGGGAATAAAGTTTGTTGGTATAGTTTTAAATAGCAAAATCACTAAAATGGCAAATAGGGCTAATAATCCAACAGCGGTCCAGCGATAAGGTAAAACTTTTTTTAATTTAGGCGCATACCAATTTAAAGTGGCTTGGTTTAATCGATCAGCAAAACGTTCAACGATATTCTTTTTATCTTGTGCACGAGCTTTTAAAAATCGACTGCTTAGCATCGGGGTTAAGGTTAAAGATATTATTCCTGACGCTAAGGTTACTACCATCAAAATCACTGAAAATTGTTGAAAAATTTTTCCTATTAAGCCTCCCATGAATAGCAAAGGAATAAAGACCGCCACCAGTGACAAAGTCATAGAAATGATTGTAAAGGTAATTTGCCTAGATCCTTCGATGGCTGCATGAAAAGGGGTAGCTCCTTTTTCAATATGTTGGACTATATTTTCCAATACGACAATCGCATCATCAATGATAAATCCAATAGCTAATGTGAAGGCAAGTAATGAAAGATTATCTATAGTGTAGTTTTTCCAATACATTACGACAAAGGTTGCAATGATTGACATTGGCAAAACAAGGGATGGTATAATTGTTTCAGTTAATTGACCTAAATAAAGATAAATGACCAATACAACGAGGATGAAAGCTAAAAATAATGTAAATTCCACTTCTTCAACAGATTCTCTAATTGATTCTGAGCGATCAAAAATTACTTTTAAATCAACAGAACCTGGTAATTCATTTAAAATGGTTGGAAGATAGTTTTTAATTGCATCGGTTACATTAATGGCATTAGCTCCAGGTTGCCTTTGAATCGCAACAACTGCTGCAGCTTGATTTTTTTCTTTGTCTATATAACGAATATTAAAACGATCATTTTGGACGCTATTTACAGCTTGTCCCACATCTGAAATTCGAACAGGTCCTTGATTTTTATAGGCAACGATTAAGGGATTGTATTCATCTGCATTAACTAACTGACCATCTACATTAATCACTTTAGAAATAAAATCGCCATCGATCTGACCTGTAGGCAAGTAAGGATTTGATAGCGCTACAGCTTGTCCTACATCGACAAGAGTTATCCCTTTAGAAGCTAAAGACCCTGGATCTACTTGTATTCTTACAGCAAATGGAGATCCATAAACAGTTACTTCGGCAACTCCTGGAAATCTAGCTACTTGTTGCCCAACGTAATTAAAAGCATACTTATACAATTCACTTTGTTCTAAGCTCGTGGAAGTTAAAGCTAGGTAAATGATCGGTGTATCAGCGGGATTGACTTTACGATATACCGGTTCATTGGGTAAATCGCGAGGTAAATTGGTTTTAGCTCTCGATATTGCAGCTTCAACGTCTTGAGCAGCAAAATCAATATTTTGATCTATATTGAATTGCAAAGCTATGGTTGTATTCCCAAGTAAATTAGTAGAGATAATTTCTGAAATACCCGGAATTGCCATAAACTCTTTTTCTAAAGGCAAAGCAACAGAATTTGCCATGGTTTCGGGACTGGCTCCCGGGTAAGATACAGTTACATTAATAGTTGGATAATTAACGTCTGGTAAATCACTAACGGCCAATTTGCTATAAGCCACTAATCCCAATATTGCAATGGAGGCCATTACCAATATTGTCATTACCGGTCTTCTTATAAATAGTTCAGAGAAGTTCATCGTTTACTCACCATAATTCTTAACATTATGAATCTGTAAACCTGGCTTTAAATTTATTTGCCCTTCTACTACAACAATATCTTTATCCGATAATCCCTCTTTGATGACCGTTTTGTCTTCAATGACTTGACTTGTAACAACGCTTCTCATATCTACCGTTTTATCACCTTTTAAAACGAAAACGTATTTTCCGTTTTGTCCTTGTTGAATCGCTTTTGTTGGAATTAAGAGTGCATTATGCAATGTCCGTAAAAGCAATTTAACATTCACAAATTGTCCTGGCCAAAATGTATAATCGGGATTATTTATTCTTCCCTTTAGCAAAATGGTACCCGTCGCATCGTCAATATGGTTATCGACAAAAAACACATCACCTTCTCTTGCTAAACTTGTTTTATCAGGTAAAAAAGCAAGGAATTTTAACTGACTTTCAGATTGATTGTCTTTTAGAGTTTGAAACAATTGTTGGGATAAAGTGAAACGCACTTCAACCGGGTCAATTTGCCTAATTTCTGATAAAGGAACGTTTTGATAAGCAGTTAAAATATTTCCTGGATACACATTGTAATAACTAATTTTTCCATTGATGGGTGAAAAAATTTTGGTGTAACCCAAATTAATCTTTGCTGTTTCTAAACGCCCTTTATCCGATAAAAGCTGCCCTTGGGAAGATTGTAAATTAGATTGATATTGTTCAAAATTCAACTGAGAGATGTAATCTTTCTTCACCAAATCTTTATATCGATCAACTGTAATTTGGTTTAATTTAACTTGGGCTTCATCTGTCTGAACAATCCCTTCCGCTTGCGTTAAACTTGCTATGAATGGCTCTTGCTCAATGGTAAATAGAAGCTCCCCTTTTTTTACAACATCACCTTCACCAAAATGAACATCCATTAATTTCCCTGAAACTTGAGGTGTAATTTGCACAATAGTTGGCGAATATACAGAACCGATCGTTTCTAAAAAGTAAGGCACGTCTAATGTTTGGACTGGTGCTACAACAACAGAGTATTTCCGTTCTAGTTTCATACCTGCCCTTTTCTGGCAGCTACTCAGTTGAAGTAAAATTAAAAGAAAAAAAATTATTTTTTTCATAATGTTCCTGTTGAATAAGCTATATTTGCCAAAGCAGTTACAAATTGAGTTCGAGATTCAATCCTTCTAGATCTTGCATCTGCCAATGAAGCTTGCGTATTTAATAGTTCTACAATGGAAGCCACTCCGCTATTGTATGCTTCTAAAGTTGCTTTATAAGATTCATCGCTATAGGCATACAAATCCTCACTATATCTGACTGCTTCAATAGCTGTTTTAAAGTCGTAATAGCTTCTAACTACGTCTAAGTAAACATTTTCTTGTTTATCTTCATACGTCTCATAGGCAGCTCTCGCATCTTCTTTGGCTCTTCGCACTTGATGTCTGCGCAAAAAACCATCAAATAGAGGGACTTGAAGCATTAAACCACCTGCAACAAAGCGATTATTTAATATCGGTTGATGAATAAATCCATAACTTTGCGCCGAACCTATTGCTTGCAGCGTTGGTCTGCCAGCTGAATCGGCAACGCGTATTTGCGCTTGTTTTTGCAAAAAATCAGCATAGCTTGCTTGTAAATCTGGTCGTTCAGCTTTTGCCATAGCCATTAACTCTTCAACGTTTTCCTTAATAGTATCTGAGGGTAATGTATCGGGTAATGGCTCAACATTTAATTGAGAATTAGCGGGTATTCCCAAAGCTGTTGCTAATTGTCCCATTGTCGTTTTTACTCTTCCTCTATAGGTTTCTAAATTAAGTTCTGCATTCGCTAAATTTGATTGAGCTTGTAACACATCTACTTTATTTCGAACCCCCGCTTCAAATTGAGCTTTTGCAGATTCAAAATTTACTTTTGCATCTTTAAGATCAAGCTCTCTCGCTTTCAAATTGGCAACGGCATTTTCGTGCGCATAATAGGCATTTAGTACATCTAAAATGACATTTTGAATCATTTGGTTATGATTCCAATTCGCTGAATGCA contains these protein-coding regions:
- the oprM_1 gene encoding Outer membrane protein OprM precursor codes for the protein MSIKHFVFLSLLLITSGCKFSEPDLPPQIDMPCEWKNNSIQEEHPETVQYWWEIFHDDQLNQLEQIAIERNQIIFGAVSRVKEARYMAMATRADLFPLITTDPNYMETRQLVRFSVPPVIPNSPKFVVYRNVIKQYTFPITLNYEADLWGRFKYGYEAASLEADAVEAALYGSLLSLTTELAEDYYQLRSYDTQIDILKSTIKTRKEAVDILSQRYDAGLINYLDVTQAKVELRNAEVELINVERNRALVENAIALLIGDSASDFTLSHNPLGTYLPRIPAGIPSEVLERRPDIRQARKLLESQMKEVLVAKTAFLPSIHLTGAFGYSGPFLKKLISPHAHYEMVAAFISQIIFDGGRIASNYRASLARFEEAASSYFQQVLVAFQDVENALSNIEYFDKELEALTLLVEASQESYDISTQRYQSGLTDFLDVVNAERSLLNSRRTKAQIQANQYIGQVELIRAIGGTWNNIGQCDSCDEDEIIVDNPLDSDC
- a CDS encoding Glycosyl hydrolase family 81 translates to MYKKVLISFFICIACVHNYNADETLGKGKYVTTLPPGGGLPINDKNQTIKPYVTDDFSKPIVTNKWWSSLIWKFFSGNNFSQNMFSMPLAYQATKNGLELGYLNQFYVTDFIVQLYKNKTQEYHYTYTHDIIVGVNGMNPPDVKVKDYTDWTVTATWENNNRSLDAILGEGLPFVYFTVKGDNATLSFAAKPTVWSNNNGVIGLTVSGRHYGIFAPAGSNWTNVGTNNMQSNLNGKDYFSIAVLPDNNASTLEFFRQRAYAFVKSTSVEWDFDENSSLLTTTYNIETELKESGNNNINQTLIALRRHHWLYSKDELTNYTYASPRGTLKVVAASSFSTQQTFNGLMPALPYFAKDGVDQFSEAQLYKYIDDIYKLSSTARWNNISSADTYWYGKAFGKIAQLIKIADQIGHTQARDLFVQETKNRLNDWFDGNYPQVFYYNDTWNSLIGYPASYGSDTSLNDHHFHYGYFIQAAATVAMYDTDWVKDENYGQMVKLLIQDVSNWDKSNTQFPYLRHYEIFSGHCWASGSALFASGNNQESSSESMNYSSALILWGSLTNNKTIRDLGIYLYTTEANAIREYWFDVDNQVFPEKFIEPTVGMVWNDGAAYAIFWAGYVEELHGINFLPMTAGSLYLGHYPSYLKTNQDFMNSNAGGNNVWNDIHLKVKALYNPSMAIDQFNANPNYTLEAGDSYAHTYYWIHNINQLGSLNTSITADCVHYAVFEKNGMKQYCAFNSSNMPLKVTFSDGFTMNVAPLSYVANNEGISPPNNLLTMQTIDDLENGMANVNFVVNLDLSQVTFNYSVNNGPVNKIKLVNDNNNWNYLLTKLADQSVIDYSFTYVYNNQSFTTDPYQHVYQSLGENSNFSAIFQPLVNGQLKVNFIPVVEASLVTMTYAVNNGAKTTISLNLANDTWSSTLTGLIANDVVNYSFQYVINEKTYSSNQLSYTFGGCSAVNFGDNQAYKQQVQKNSQSGQITITFMPTVSSKYVDIHYKINGGGQQDFRMSGSGTSWTQIINNLKSGDNLTYYFTYEANNLSVDTIPFSYQY
- the mdtB gene encoding Multidrug transporter MdtB, whose translation is MNFSELFIRRPVMTILVMASIAILGLVAYSKLAVSDLPDVNYPTINVTVSYPGASPETMANSVALPLEKEFMAIPGISEIISTNLLGNTTIALQFNIDQNIDFAAQDVEAAISRAKTNLPRDLPNEPVYRKVNPADTPIIYLALTSTSLEQSELYKYAFNYVGQQVARFPGVAEVTVYGSPFAVRIQVDPGSLASKGITLVDVGQAVALSNPYLPTGQIDGDFISKVINVDGQLVNADEYNPLIVAYKNQGPVRISDVGQAVNSVQNDRFNIRYIDKEKNQAAAVVAIQRQPGANAINVTDAIKNYLPTILNELPGSVDLKVIFDRSESIRESVEEVEFTLFLAFILVVLVIYLYLGQLTETIIPSLVLPMSIIATFVVMYWKNYTIDNLSLLAFTLAIGFIIDDAIVVLENIVQHIEKGATPFHAAIEGSRQITFTIISMTLSLVAVFIPLLFMGGLIGKIFQQFSVILMVVTLASGIISLTLTPMLSSRFLKARAQDKKNIVERFADRLNQATLNWYAPKLKKVLPYRWTAVGLLALFAILVILLFKTIPTNFIPNDDIGFITTYSQAAEGTSSFQMNRYQSDLVNLINSNPEVESIVSLGAYPQNREGINFIRLVPKDQRKTSFEFIYKLYQQIATLPGFNTYVKNVPLIDLSIGSVNRAEYQFVLQSFESEPLYKAAQELIDQMKKDPIFLDVSSDLAINTPQINMKILRDKAYTLGVDASDIENTLLLGYSGNRVSRIQSPINQYDVIVELLKPLQKKASSLDLLYVKSKLNNNLVPLNAVAEWSEGIGPSSVTHLSQLPAVNINFNVQNNVPLSTALDRLREIADGILPTNVRGYLKGSAESFEASIKSSAYLLFFAVVAIYIILGILYESFIHPITILTTLLPAILGGLATLWILGIPLSLYGYLGLILLIGIVKKNGIMMVDYALDNIREKGQNPEEAIYHAALARLRPIMMTTIAAIFGAIPIAFALGTGALSRKPLGFVIIGGLLFSQVITLFITPIIFLILDKFNRKYAPKILNE
- the mdtA_1 gene encoding Multidrug transporter MdtA; translated protein: MKKIIFFLLILLQLSSCQKRAGMKLERKYSVVVAPVQTLDVPYFLETIGSVYSPTIVQITPQVSGKLMDVHFGEGDVVKKGELLFTIEQEPFIASLTQAEGIVQTDEAQVKLNQITVDRYKDLVKKDYISQLNFEQYQSNLQSSQGQLLSDKGRLETAKINLGYTKIFSPINGKISYYNVYPGNILTAYQNVPLSEIRQIDPVEVRFTLSQQLFQTLKDNQSESQLKFLAFLPDKTSLAREGDVFFVDNHIDDATGTILLKGRINNPDYTFWPGQFVNVKLLLRTLHNALLIPTKAIQQGQNGKYVFVLKGDKTVDMRSVVTSQVIEDKTVIKEGLSDKDIVVVEGQINLKPGLQIHNVKNYGE
- the oprM_2 gene encoding Outer membrane protein OprM precursor, which translates into the protein MVCLQSCNPSPDPSFTCETAPCPQLRWKTPCHFVMPVDRPLLGIEDGEKKLTLCDLIDVSLKNNPRTQLAWRQARSAAYQVGARESQLYPNLTYFGSINLLKIHSNNATGFGVLNNGGRTTNNPDQNTVDPNNPNTDPLNINPLEGLTAFAVPRDDYSQVLIHNLALTYLLLDFGGRFADIEASKLALHSANWNHNQMIQNVILDVLNAYYAHENAVANLKARELDLKDAKVNFESAKAQFEAGVRNKVDVLQAQSNLANAELNLETYRGRVKTTMGQLATALGIPANSQLNVEPLPDTLPSDTIKENVEELMAMAKAERPDLQASYADFLQKQAQIRVADSAGRPTLQAIGSAQSYGFIHQPILNNRFVAGGLMLQVPLFDGFLRRHQVRRAKEDARAAYETYEDKQENVYLDVVRSYYDFKTAIEAVRYSEDLYAYSDESYKATLEAYNSGVASIVELLNTQASLADARSRRIESRTQFVTALANIAYSTGTL